In one window of Dokdonia sp. PRO95 DNA:
- a CDS encoding succinate dehydrogenase cytochrome b subunit, whose protein sequence is MSGLLKSSIGRKVAMALSGLFLVVFLTQHFVINSTAVIAPDTFNAWSHFMGTNPLVQYGLQPVLIFGVVFHFVMGFVLELQNRKARPVGYAQYKGSANAPWTSRNMIISGLVVLAFLGLHFYDFWIPEMVHKYVETHPEDPTRYYAETVHKFESPVRVVLYVISFVLLALHLWHGFASTFQSVGFNNKYSAGLSKFAKVWAITIPVGFIIIAVYLHFNQIPH, encoded by the coding sequence ATGAGCGGATTATTAAAATCTTCGATTGGCCGAAAGGTAGCCATGGCGCTATCAGGTCTTTTTCTAGTTGTCTTTTTAACACAGCACTTTGTAATTAACAGTACAGCGGTTATTGCGCCAGATACATTTAATGCGTGGTCGCATTTTATGGGTACAAACCCATTAGTACAATATGGATTGCAGCCTGTACTTATTTTCGGAGTGGTTTTTCACTTCGTGATGGGTTTTGTGTTAGAATTACAAAACCGAAAAGCACGTCCTGTAGGATATGCACAGTACAAAGGAAGTGCAAATGCACCTTGGACATCTCGTAACATGATCATTTCTGGACTTGTGGTACTTGCGTTCTTAGGACTTCACTTTTATGATTTCTGGATTCCAGAAATGGTACATAAATATGTAGAAACGCATCCAGAAGATCCTACAAGATATTATGCAGAGACTGTTCACAAATTTGAAAGCCCTGTACGTGTAGTACTATACGTGATTTCTTTTGTGTTACTAGCACTTCACTTATGGCACGGATTTGCATCGACATTCCAGTCTGTAGGATTTAATAATAAGTATTCTGCTGGACTTTCAAAGTTTGCTAAAGTTTGGGCAATTACAATACCTGTAGGATTTA